In Caretta caretta isolate rCarCar2 chromosome 4, rCarCar1.hap1, whole genome shotgun sequence, one genomic interval encodes:
- the LOC142071773 gene encoding claudin-22-like, translating into MALVYRTVMQLNGIFFSLFGWFLSCLTTYLPDWKNLALELNEFETWTMGLWQVCVSQEEGGIQCKDFDSFLALPPEFRISRILMFVSNGLGLLGFLLSGFGLDCLKIGERQQELKKRLLLLGGILFWISAITVMAPVSWVAHTVVEENLDENIPEIIPKWDLGEALFVGWFAGICLILGGSLLNCTVCSSEVHPSSVHYTVTEMQDHCQHLETENSPENLGV; encoded by the coding sequence ATGGCTTTAGTCTACAGAACTGTGATGCAATTAAAtggcatttttttctctctgtttggaTGGTTTCTATCCTGTCTCACTACCTATTTACCTGACTGGAAAAATCTCGCTTTAGAGTTAAATGAATTCGAGACCTGGACCATGGGACTCTGGCAAGTTTGTGTTTCCCAAGAGGAAGGGGGAATTCAATGTAaggattttgattctttcttggCTTTGCCTCCAGAGTTTAGGATTTCTAGGATTTTGATGTTTGTTTCAAATGGATTAGGACTTTTGGGCTTCTTGCTTTCAGGTTTTGGGTTGGACTGTTTGAAGATCGGTGAAAGACAACAGGAACTAAAGAAACGGCTATTACTGCTTGGAGGAATACTCTTCTGGATATCAGCAATTACAGTCATGGCCCCAGTTTCTTGGGTTGCTCACACTGTAGTCGAGGAAAATTTGGATGAGAATATCCCAGAGATTATTCCCAAGTGGGACTTGGGGGAAGCACTGTTTGTTGGCTGGTTTGCTGGAATATGTCTTATACTAGGAGGGTCACTACTTAATTGCACTGTCTGTTCATCGGAAGTCCATCCATCCTCAGTCCATTACACAGTAACAGAAATGCAAGATCACTGTCAACACTTGGAAACTGAAAATAGTCCTGAAAATCTAGGAGTTTAA